Proteins from a genomic interval of Alteromonas macleodii ATCC 27126:
- a CDS encoding sterol desaturase family protein, which produces MDNTAVIRLSVFLGVFVLMAVLEALLPAREAVLSRKTRWLGNLSMVVMGALVSRILLPATLVGVSLWAQQKGIGVFNVLLDAVPADASSSNQLLNSGEPLNNSSTYLVHIAIVTLSVLLLDMLIYWQHRLFHTVPMLWRFHKMHHADSHVDTTTGLRFHPVEIAMSLGIKAAAVVILGVPAIAIVIFEVALNGFALFNHANIRLPQKWDDRIGLLLITQRLHRIHHSQAKNESNSNYGFSVSWWDRLFNSFTPRAAFSDETLPIGQKDVPATKKNASIIALLQQPFKKR; this is translated from the coding sequence TTGGATAATACCGCGGTTATTCGCTTAAGCGTATTTCTTGGCGTTTTTGTGCTTATGGCAGTACTTGAAGCACTGTTGCCAGCGCGTGAAGCCGTGCTTAGTAGGAAAACACGCTGGTTGGGTAACTTGTCCATGGTGGTAATGGGGGCGCTGGTATCGCGTATTTTGCTTCCGGCCACACTCGTTGGTGTGTCTTTATGGGCGCAGCAGAAAGGCATAGGTGTGTTCAACGTTTTACTGGATGCCGTGCCGGCTGACGCTTCAAGCTCCAATCAACTGCTAAACAGTGGTGAGCCTCTCAATAATTCATCAACGTATCTTGTTCATATAGCCATCGTAACGTTAAGTGTTTTACTACTTGATATGCTTATCTATTGGCAGCACCGACTTTTTCATACCGTACCTATGTTGTGGCGCTTTCATAAAATGCATCATGCCGATAGTCATGTCGACACCACTACAGGCCTTCGCTTTCATCCAGTTGAAATTGCTATGAGTTTAGGTATTAAAGCCGCGGCGGTAGTGATACTAGGCGTGCCTGCTATTGCTATTGTTATCTTTGAAGTGGCGCTAAATGGCTTTGCCCTTTTTAATCATGCCAATATTAGGTTGCCACAAAAGTGGGATGATAGAATTGGGCTTTTGCTAATCACACAGCGCTTACATCGCATTCACCATAGCCAGGCTAAAAATGAATCTAATTCTAACTATGGCTTTAGCGTATCGTGGTGGGATAGGCTGTTTAATAGTTTTACGCCTCGCGCTGCGTTTAGCGATGAAACATTGCCCATTGGTCAAAAAGACGTGCCAGCCACTAAGAAGAACGCAAGTATCATTGCGCTTTTACAGCAGCCATTTAAAAAGAGGTAG
- a CDS encoding alcohol dehydrogenase family protein — protein MKSLPNEMYGVQLTKHGDLDALTFNENIPLPTLSDNDVLIEVRAAGVNNTDLNTRKGWYSKGDNNAEDAGWAGNALNLPLIQGADVCGYITAVGNNVSKERIGERVIIEPCLVEVDSKPLSTPWYFGSECNGGFAQFTKVASRHAHAVNSTMTDVELASFPCSYSTAENMLHRANVKTGERVFITGASGGVGSAAVQLAKARGAYVVAVTSEQKQSAIQALGADKTVLRDEDWQHMAESEPFDVVIDLIAGPRWPELLEILKPFGRYATSGAIAGHDVSLDVRTLYLKDLTLLGCTILGHDVFANLVKHIEAGNIKPLVSSTFPLSEIHQAQQEFEQKKHIGKMVLTLQPK, from the coding sequence ATGAAATCATTGCCAAATGAAATGTACGGCGTGCAGTTAACCAAACATGGCGATCTCGACGCGCTTACATTTAACGAAAACATACCTTTGCCTACACTCAGCGACAACGATGTACTTATTGAAGTACGCGCTGCGGGGGTAAACAACACCGACTTAAATACGCGAAAAGGTTGGTATTCCAAAGGCGACAACAATGCAGAAGATGCTGGATGGGCCGGCAATGCGTTAAACCTACCTCTAATTCAAGGCGCCGACGTATGTGGCTATATTACCGCTGTGGGTAATAACGTGAGCAAAGAACGTATTGGTGAACGCGTCATCATTGAGCCTTGTTTGGTAGAAGTTGACAGTAAACCGCTAAGTACCCCTTGGTATTTCGGCTCGGAATGCAATGGAGGTTTCGCACAGTTTACTAAAGTCGCATCGCGCCACGCCCATGCAGTAAATTCAACGATGACAGATGTGGAACTAGCCTCGTTCCCCTGCTCTTACTCTACAGCCGAAAACATGCTGCACAGAGCAAACGTAAAAACAGGTGAGCGAGTATTTATAACCGGTGCCTCGGGCGGCGTAGGCTCAGCTGCCGTACAACTCGCTAAAGCACGTGGCGCCTATGTTGTTGCAGTAACCAGCGAACAAAAGCAATCAGCCATACAAGCATTAGGCGCCGACAAGACCGTTTTGCGTGATGAAGATTGGCAACACATGGCAGAAAGCGAGCCGTTCGACGTTGTTATCGACCTTATTGCCGGCCCACGATGGCCTGAACTACTTGAGATCCTAAAACCGTTTGGTCGCTACGCGACGTCGGGCGCAATTGCTGGTCACGACGTTTCTTTGGATGTACGTACTCTGTATTTGAAAGATTTAACCCTGTTAGGCTGCACTATTTTAGGACACGATGTATTTGCCAACTTAGTAAAACACATCGAAGCAGGCAATATTAAACCACTAGTATCGAGCACATTCCCACTAAGTGAAATACACCAAGCGCAGCAAGAGTTTGAGCAGAAAAAACACATTGGTAAGATGGTATTGACGTTACAGCCCAAATAA
- a CDS encoding TetR/AcrR family transcriptional regulator translates to MTAPKQSELASKLEQAFALYGFAEPNVAKLKDYTGTTLKTLYKYFPSKEDMIIGALDYRHSRYIAFLEENCPSTRNEAINHIFERLSVWLTTFAPRGCMSLQALASYPNNLQIETAVNNHKHAVLTWLNEKLEDPALSNSVFLLHEGMSSAWPTIGDKALTAAKGALTVLLD, encoded by the coding sequence ATGACCGCGCCCAAACAATCTGAGTTAGCTTCGAAACTAGAGCAAGCTTTTGCCCTTTACGGATTCGCAGAGCCTAATGTGGCTAAACTCAAGGACTACACTGGCACCACACTTAAAACCTTGTACAAATACTTCCCTTCAAAAGAAGACATGATTATTGGCGCGCTTGACTATCGTCACAGCCGTTACATCGCGTTTCTGGAAGAAAACTGTCCCTCGACGCGTAACGAAGCAATTAACCACATATTTGAACGCTTGTCGGTGTGGCTAACGACATTCGCTCCCAGAGGTTGCATGTCATTGCAGGCTTTGGCGAGTTACCCCAATAACCTTCAAATTGAAACCGCTGTGAACAACCACAAACACGCGGTGCTAACGTGGCTGAATGAAAAGCTCGAAGACCCAGCCCTTTCAAACAGCGTGTTCCTGCTACATGAGGGCATGTCATCAGCATGGCCAACGATTGGTGATAAAGCGTTAACCGCAGCGAAAGGCGCACTAACAGTGCTACTTGATTAG
- a CDS encoding DNA/RNA non-specific endonuclease: MKKLIAFTLTICAFNAFADNCVYNCPTGQSGQTITRSIYTLNNNAQTKFANWVAYHVTPSTIDGPSRSRNWKADPSINSANTLEPNDYSGAWATIGTDRGHQVPLASFSNTADWQMLNYLSNITPQDSDLNQGPWVDLENAVRDVVRTGQDVYVVSGPLYEWYFATLPEADESHSIPSGYFKVVITDVNGWVEASAFILEQNAARSDNFCATEVTVNEVESRTGLNIMPSLPSYKENAVEGGLGGLTAALGC, encoded by the coding sequence ATGAAAAAGCTCATCGCGTTCACACTAACAATTTGCGCATTTAATGCGTTTGCTGATAACTGTGTTTACAACTGCCCCACTGGTCAATCTGGACAAACCATTACCCGTTCCATTTACACCCTAAACAATAATGCACAAACAAAGTTCGCCAACTGGGTGGCCTATCATGTAACCCCAAGCACTATTGACGGCCCATCAAGAAGTCGTAATTGGAAAGCTGACCCTTCGATTAACTCTGCGAATACTTTAGAGCCGAACGATTACAGCGGAGCATGGGCTACAATTGGCACTGACCGCGGCCATCAAGTTCCTCTTGCTTCGTTCAGCAACACAGCCGATTGGCAAATGCTAAATTATTTATCAAACATTACACCTCAAGATTCAGACCTAAACCAAGGTCCTTGGGTGGATCTAGAAAATGCGGTGCGTGATGTAGTGAGAACTGGGCAAGACGTTTATGTGGTTTCTGGGCCGTTATATGAGTGGTATTTCGCTACTCTGCCAGAGGCAGATGAGTCGCACAGCATTCCTAGTGGATATTTTAAAGTCGTCATTACCGATGTTAACGGATGGGTGGAAGCCTCTGCTTTCATCCTAGAGCAAAACGCAGCTCGCAGTGATAACTTTTGCGCAACTGAGGTAACGGTTAATGAAGTTGAATCCAGAACAGGCCTAAACATTATGCCGTCACTACCAAGCTATAAAGAAAATGCTGTTGAAGGGGGATTAGGAGGCTTAACCGCTGCGCTCGGCTGTTAA
- a CDS encoding CDP-alcohol phosphatidyltransferase family protein — MLDAKVTPFIKLLLKPLIKALDSKGVTPNQVTLAGFVIGVLALPFIILNWWNMALACIIFNRVFDGIDGELARYQQSSSSAGGFLDICLDFLFYASIPLAFGIANPQEWGIAAMVLLATFIGTGSSFLAFAIAAEKFQIDRPQFANKSFYYMQGLTEGTETILVFLAFCIWPQYFATLAYVFAAACAVTVITRIVGGFTTLHRVERDAAKSERTVPSSGYE, encoded by the coding sequence ATGTTAGATGCCAAAGTTACCCCTTTTATAAAGCTACTTTTAAAACCGTTGATAAAAGCGCTAGACAGCAAGGGCGTTACCCCAAATCAGGTTACGCTTGCCGGGTTTGTCATCGGTGTTCTTGCGCTTCCCTTTATTATTCTTAACTGGTGGAATATGGCGCTAGCCTGCATCATATTTAATCGTGTTTTTGATGGAATTGACGGTGAATTGGCGCGCTATCAGCAAAGTAGCAGTAGTGCGGGTGGTTTTTTAGATATTTGCTTAGATTTTCTATTCTACGCTTCTATTCCTTTGGCGTTTGGCATTGCTAACCCTCAAGAGTGGGGCATAGCAGCAATGGTGCTGTTAGCTACCTTTATTGGCACTGGCAGCAGTTTTTTAGCCTTTGCCATTGCAGCAGAGAAGTTTCAAATAGATAGGCCCCAGTTTGCTAACAAAAGCTTTTATTATATGCAGGGGTTAACCGAAGGCACTGAAACCATTTTGGTGTTTTTGGCGTTCTGTATTTGGCCGCAGTATTTTGCAACGCTTGCCTATGTGTTCGCTGCAGCCTGTGCCGTAACAGTCATTACTCGCATAGTAGGGGGCTTTACTACGCTTCATAGGGTAGAGCGCGACGCTGCTAAGTCAGAACGTACAGTGCCTTCTTCAGGTTATGAATGA